The following are encoded together in the Gordonia insulae genome:
- a CDS encoding AIM24 family protein encodes MRSPIFDQANHEKQSTARWTAQSSKMLRVGFGPEALAAKGAMVAYQGQFEFAHEGSGSVSNFLKKAISNEGGRLMRVRGQGEVFFARRNSDVFTIDLEGDSITINTSSLLAFDAALQWKITSIGNAGMLAGGLFNLTLTGNGTVGITSDGPPMLLDCSVQPTFVDPQAAVCWSSSLTPGIKNDFTMGSLIGRGSGESFQLAFHGPGFVVVQPSEGFSLGGPS; translated from the coding sequence GTGCGCAGCCCCATATTCGATCAGGCCAACCACGAGAAGCAGAGCACGGCACGCTGGACGGCGCAGTCGAGCAAGATGCTGCGTGTCGGGTTCGGTCCCGAGGCGTTGGCCGCCAAGGGCGCGATGGTCGCCTATCAGGGACAGTTCGAGTTCGCCCACGAAGGTTCGGGCAGCGTCTCGAACTTCCTGAAGAAGGCGATCAGCAACGAGGGCGGCCGATTGATGCGCGTCCGCGGTCAGGGCGAGGTGTTCTTCGCGCGCCGCAACAGCGACGTCTTCACCATCGACCTCGAGGGTGACTCGATCACCATCAACACGTCCAGCCTGCTGGCCTTCGATGCGGCCCTGCAGTGGAAGATCACCTCGATCGGCAACGCCGGCATGCTCGCGGGTGGCCTGTTCAACCTGACCCTGACCGGCAACGGCACGGTCGGGATCACCAGCGACGGCCCGCCGATGCTCCTCGACTGCTCGGTCCAGCCCACCTTCGTCGATCCGCAGGCCGCGGTGTGCTGGTCGTCCTCGCTGACACCCGGGATAAAGAACGACTTCACGATGGGCTCACTGATCGGCCGTGGTTCCGGCGAGTCGTTCCAACTCGCGTTCCACGGGCCGGGCTTCGTGGTGGTGCAACCCAGCGAGGGGTTTTCGCTGGGTGGACCCTCGTGA
- a CDS encoding GlxA family transcriptional regulator, with the protein MHENPAKPRHRVAVLWLAPIVGFDATIPSLLFGQAGDENGEPLYDVTTCAVEPGPIASTSDYQFVAAAGPEALAAADTVVIPGTRLEPVRTEGIMPGAVARALSTIRPGTRMVSICTGAFVLAATGLLDGRRATTHWRYAEDFRRLFPKVDLDESVLFVDDGDVLTSAGLAAGIDLCLHMIRSDHGAAVANRTARHCVVPPWREGGQAQFIEHHVPASDDRSTAATRAWASANLTEPLTVTQLAAHARMSSRTFSRRFREETGVSPGVWVRERRVDRARELLESGTLPVDVVAERAGLGTADNLRHHLRRGLGMSPSSYRKTFAG; encoded by the coding sequence ATGCATGAAAATCCTGCCAAGCCGCGTCATCGGGTCGCCGTCCTGTGGCTCGCCCCGATCGTCGGCTTCGACGCGACCATTCCGTCGCTACTCTTCGGTCAGGCCGGCGACGAGAACGGGGAGCCGCTCTACGACGTCACCACGTGTGCGGTGGAGCCCGGTCCCATCGCGTCGACCTCGGATTACCAGTTCGTGGCGGCCGCCGGACCTGAGGCGCTGGCCGCGGCCGACACGGTGGTGATCCCCGGTACGCGGCTGGAACCGGTGCGCACCGAAGGGATCATGCCCGGAGCGGTGGCCCGCGCGTTGTCCACCATCCGGCCGGGAACCCGGATGGTGTCCATCTGCACGGGTGCGTTCGTGCTCGCCGCAACCGGGCTGCTCGACGGTCGTCGCGCGACCACACACTGGCGCTACGCCGAGGACTTCCGGCGTCTCTTCCCGAAGGTCGACCTCGATGAGTCCGTGCTGTTCGTCGACGACGGGGACGTCCTCACCTCGGCGGGGCTCGCCGCCGGCATCGATTTGTGCCTACACATGATCCGGTCGGATCATGGTGCAGCGGTGGCGAACCGGACTGCCCGTCATTGCGTCGTCCCGCCATGGCGCGAGGGCGGCCAGGCACAGTTCATCGAGCACCACGTGCCGGCGTCGGATGATCGGAGCACCGCGGCAACGAGAGCCTGGGCATCGGCGAATCTCACCGAACCGCTCACCGTCACGCAATTGGCCGCGCATGCGCGGATGAGTTCGCGGACGTTCAGTCGCCGGTTCCGCGAGGAGACCGGGGTCTCGCCGGGTGTGTGGGTGCGGGAGCGCCGGGTCGATCGTGCGCGTGAACTGCTCGAGTCCGGCACGCTGCCGGTGGACGTCGTCGCCGAGCGGGCCGGTCTGGGCACCGCGGACAACCTACGGCACCACCTCCGACGAGGCCTCGGGATGTCGCCGTCGTCGTACCGCAAGACGTTCGCCGGGTGA
- a CDS encoding 1,4-alpha-glucan branching protein domain-containing protein — MTVSSKSAHSGDPVPGQFTLVLHSHLPWLANHGRWPVGEEWLYQSWAASYLPVFAMLRRLAADGARDQVSFGITPVLAAQLDDPHCAASMYEWLADWQLRAVEAAVAPDADRRTLGNREYRVAGEALAEFEAHWRHGGSPLIRTLASSGVLEILGGPLAHPFAPLLDPRLRRFSLGEGLADARSRWALDPAGIWAPECAFAPGMEIEYADAGVGHFMVDGPTLKGDTALGRTVGDTDVVAFGRDLAVSYRVWSPKSGYPGHSAYRDFHTYDHLTGLKPARVTGRNVASGDKKPYDPARADAVIDRHVDDFVGQVRNRLIDESARLGRPALVVAAFDTELFGHWWHEGPVWLERVLRRLPEAGVRVGTLATARRDGFVGAPVDLPPSSWGSGKDWRVWNGPQVEHLVRLNAEVSETALGAIDKLIAPGGGRHRIADQILRETLMTVASDWPFMVSKDTAAHYAVERAHKHAHATREICDAALRGRTDQADTLAANWARADNLFAGLDARRLSAITVHGRRGGR; from the coding sequence GTGACCGTCTCCTCGAAGTCCGCTCACTCCGGAGATCCCGTGCCGGGCCAGTTCACCCTGGTCCTGCATTCCCACCTGCCGTGGCTGGCCAATCACGGACGTTGGCCGGTGGGCGAGGAGTGGCTCTACCAGTCCTGGGCGGCGTCCTACCTACCGGTCTTCGCGATGCTGCGCCGCCTGGCCGCCGACGGTGCGCGCGATCAGGTGTCGTTCGGCATCACGCCGGTGCTCGCCGCGCAGCTCGACGACCCGCACTGCGCCGCATCGATGTACGAATGGCTGGCCGACTGGCAGCTGCGCGCGGTCGAGGCCGCGGTCGCGCCGGATGCGGATCGCCGCACCCTCGGCAACCGCGAATACCGCGTCGCGGGTGAGGCGCTCGCCGAGTTCGAGGCCCACTGGCGACACGGCGGCAGTCCACTGATCCGGACGCTCGCGTCGTCGGGGGTCCTGGAGATTCTCGGCGGCCCGTTGGCGCACCCGTTCGCGCCACTGCTCGACCCCCGCCTGCGACGGTTCTCGTTGGGTGAAGGCCTCGCCGACGCCCGCTCACGATGGGCCCTCGACCCCGCGGGCATCTGGGCGCCGGAATGCGCGTTCGCCCCGGGAATGGAGATCGAGTACGCCGATGCCGGCGTCGGGCATTTCATGGTCGACGGACCCACCCTCAAGGGCGACACGGCGCTGGGCCGTACGGTCGGCGACACCGACGTCGTCGCGTTCGGTCGTGACCTCGCGGTGAGCTACCGGGTCTGGTCGCCGAAGTCCGGATATCCGGGCCACTCGGCCTACCGCGACTTCCACACCTACGACCACCTCACCGGCCTCAAACCGGCGAGGGTGACCGGGCGCAACGTGGCGTCCGGGGACAAGAAGCCGTACGACCCCGCCCGCGCAGACGCGGTGATCGATCGCCATGTCGACGATTTCGTCGGGCAGGTGCGCAACCGGCTCATCGACGAGTCCGCTCGCCTCGGCCGGCCGGCGCTCGTGGTCGCCGCGTTCGACACCGAACTGTTCGGCCACTGGTGGCACGAGGGTCCGGTGTGGCTCGAACGCGTCCTACGACGACTACCCGAGGCCGGTGTCCGGGTGGGCACGCTCGCCACGGCGCGTCGCGACGGCTTCGTCGGTGCGCCGGTCGACCTGCCGCCGTCCTCCTGGGGGTCCGGCAAGGACTGGCGGGTGTGGAACGGACCGCAGGTCGAGCATCTCGTCCGGCTCAACGCCGAGGTCTCGGAGACCGCCCTGGGCGCGATCGACAAGTTGATCGCGCCGGGCGGTGGGCGGCACCGCATCGCCGATCAGATCCTCCGGGAGACCTTGATGACGGTGGCCTCGGACTGGCCGTTCATGGTCTCCAAGGACACCGCCGCCCATTACGCTGTCGAACGGGCGCACAAACATGCGCACGCGACCAGGGAGATCTGCGACGCCGCACTGCGGGGACGCACCGACCAGGCGGACACCCTCGCGGCCAACTGGGCGCGGGCCGACAATCTGTTCGCCGGGCTCGATGCGAGACGGTTGTCCGCGATCACCGTGCACGGACGTCGGGGTGGGCGATGA
- a CDS encoding outer membrane protein assembly factor BamB family protein, whose protein sequence is MAVSGRGREVSRRVPTSVAAIVVTVLAVVVSACSDGHIDVRSVASAGWSSYGGNAANSNFAYPAVPDDLALSWTRPTGGPVTAPVTLSNQANVGVTSSAASGCNVLVLDARNGRKNFCKRMRAGVEVNSLLVDQFDQPSIGEETTFLAFNAGGAIRWRMPVVGVPLSAKFAAPSEVLVTTTQGQLLLINTQTDNFTAPEVRLRADASPDDPMYGFGDCVTNGPRCAIPAPAAVDADHERFFLNFWPQGAIASQIRGMGYAKDADGARTIHEIWHADVPGGVVGPPTLSADGSTVYTFSRLGQIVALDAATGKTRWTHDNGGYGFATMSVSPDGLIIPTGVLGAPLTLLRDKGDHAETVWQRTDLAVVSLSTLTDQKTAWTVVRDAGKDSLSLTEVSTDDGATKRSLPLPESVGFATGVSVSPSGQIATATNIGKVYFFDSKAEID, encoded by the coding sequence ATGGCTGTGTCAGGCCGTGGACGTGAGGTCTCCCGTCGGGTGCCGACGTCGGTCGCGGCGATCGTCGTGACCGTTCTCGCCGTGGTGGTCTCCGCGTGTTCCGACGGTCACATCGACGTCCGGTCGGTGGCCAGTGCGGGGTGGTCGAGCTACGGCGGCAACGCCGCCAACTCGAACTTCGCCTATCCCGCCGTGCCCGACGATCTCGCACTCAGCTGGACCCGCCCGACCGGCGGACCGGTGACCGCGCCCGTGACGCTGTCCAACCAGGCCAACGTCGGCGTCACCTCCAGCGCGGCGAGCGGCTGCAACGTCCTCGTCCTCGATGCGCGCAACGGCCGCAAGAACTTCTGCAAGCGGATGCGTGCCGGCGTCGAGGTCAATTCCCTGCTCGTCGATCAGTTCGATCAGCCCTCGATCGGCGAGGAGACCACGTTCCTGGCATTCAACGCGGGCGGCGCCATCCGCTGGCGGATGCCGGTCGTCGGGGTGCCGCTGTCGGCGAAGTTCGCCGCCCCCAGCGAGGTCCTGGTGACCACGACACAGGGTCAGCTGCTCCTCATCAACACCCAGACCGACAACTTCACCGCGCCCGAGGTGCGGTTGCGCGCGGACGCGAGCCCCGACGACCCGATGTACGGGTTCGGCGACTGTGTGACCAACGGTCCGCGGTGCGCGATCCCGGCGCCCGCCGCCGTGGACGCCGACCACGAACGCTTCTTCCTGAACTTCTGGCCGCAGGGTGCGATCGCCTCCCAGATCCGCGGTATGGGCTACGCGAAGGACGCCGACGGCGCCCGCACGATCCACGAGATCTGGCACGCCGACGTGCCCGGCGGTGTGGTCGGGCCACCGACGCTGTCGGCCGACGGCTCGACGGTCTACACCTTCAGTCGCCTCGGCCAGATCGTGGCACTCGACGCGGCGACCGGCAAGACGCGGTGGACCCATGACAACGGCGGGTACGGGTTCGCCACGATGAGCGTCTCTCCCGACGGTTTGATCATTCCGACGGGAGTGCTCGGCGCTCCCCTGACACTGCTGCGCGACAAGGGCGACCACGCCGAAACAGTATGGCAGCGCACGGATCTGGCCGTGGTGAGCCTCTCGACGCTGACCGACCAGAAGACGGCGTGGACGGTCGTGCGCGATGCCGGCAAGGACTCGTTGTCGCTGACCGAGGTGTCCACCGACGACGGGGCGACGAAACGCAGCCTGCCACTGCCGGAATCGGTCGGATTCGCGACCGGCGTGTCGGTGTCCCCCTCGGGTCAGATCGCGACCGCCACCAACATCGGCAAGGTCTACTTCTTCGACAGCAAGGCCGAGATCGACTGA
- a CDS encoding glycosyltransferase family 4 protein, translating into MKVMIVSWEYPPVVVGGLGRHVHHLATELVAQGHDIVVLTRRPTGTDAVSHPTTDSRVDGVRIVAVAEDPPEFEFGHDMMAWTLAMGHSFVRAGLKVIGGERNSPESSAWVPDVVHAHDWLVAHPAITLAEFFDVPLVSTIHATEAGRHSGWVSGRTNRQVHSVEWWLASESDSLITCSASMRDEVTRLFGPDIPDVSVIHNGIDIRTWPFAPRRTRSAPAELMFAGRLEYEKGVQDLLAALPRIRRSHPGTTLTIAGTGTQQDWLIEQARRHRVTKAVRFLGAVDHEGLVALMHRCAAIVLPSRYEPFGIVALEAAATGAPLVVSTAGGLGEAVTEATTGLTFAPGDVAGLATAVRAALGDPAASATRAVRARERLTEEFSWGEVAERTAGVYLAAKRRVRHPIGRPHIPERPLPERDPGQSD; encoded by the coding sequence ATGAAGGTCATGATCGTCTCGTGGGAGTACCCACCGGTCGTGGTCGGCGGTCTCGGTCGGCACGTCCACCATCTCGCCACCGAACTCGTCGCGCAGGGCCACGACATCGTTGTGCTGACCCGCAGGCCCACCGGTACCGACGCGGTCAGCCACCCAACCACCGACTCTCGCGTCGACGGGGTGCGGATCGTTGCCGTCGCGGAGGATCCACCGGAGTTCGAGTTCGGCCACGACATGATGGCCTGGACGTTGGCGATGGGCCATTCTTTCGTCCGCGCTGGTCTGAAAGTCATTGGTGGCGAGCGCAACTCACCCGAGTCGAGTGCGTGGGTGCCGGACGTCGTGCACGCACACGACTGGCTCGTCGCACATCCGGCCATCACGTTGGCCGAGTTCTTCGACGTGCCGTTGGTCTCCACGATCCACGCGACCGAGGCCGGCCGACACAGCGGTTGGGTCAGCGGCCGCACCAATCGGCAGGTGCATTCCGTCGAGTGGTGGCTCGCGAGTGAATCGGATTCGCTCATCACGTGTTCGGCATCGATGCGCGACGAGGTCACCCGACTCTTCGGCCCCGACATCCCCGACGTCTCCGTGATCCACAACGGCATCGACATCCGGACCTGGCCGTTCGCTCCCCGCCGGACCCGCTCGGCACCGGCGGAACTGATGTTCGCCGGACGCCTCGAATACGAGAAGGGCGTCCAGGATCTGCTCGCTGCCCTGCCCCGCATCCGCCGCAGCCACCCCGGCACGACGCTGACCATCGCCGGCACCGGTACCCAGCAGGACTGGCTGATCGAGCAGGCACGGCGGCATCGTGTGACCAAGGCGGTCCGGTTCCTCGGTGCGGTCGACCACGAGGGCCTGGTGGCGCTCATGCACCGCTGTGCGGCCATCGTGCTGCCCAGTCGCTACGAGCCCTTCGGCATCGTCGCGCTCGAGGCCGCCGCCACGGGTGCCCCGTTGGTCGTCTCGACGGCCGGCGGTCTGGGCGAAGCGGTCACCGAGGCGACCACCGGTCTCACCTTCGCGCCCGGTGACGTCGCCGGACTCGCGACCGCGGTGCGCGCCGCCCTCGGCGACCCCGCCGCCTCGGCCACGCGGGCGGTCCGGGCACGCGAACGGCTCACCGAGGAATTCTCCTGGGGTGAGGTCGCCGAACGCACCGCGGGTGTCTACCTCGCCGCGAAGCGTCGCGTCCGTCATCCGATCGGCCGACCGCACATCCCGGAACGGCCCCTGCCGGAACGAGATCCGGGACAATCGGACTGA
- a CDS encoding MFS transporter: MSTRLSIGRLHWAWLVAAASFVAIIGAAGFRAVPSVMMDPLHMEFGWSHAMVGAAMSINMVLFGVTAPFAAALMDRFGIRPVLTGALLLIAAGTGLGVFMTASWQLLVLWGVLVGLGTGSISMGFVATVSTRWFVARRGLVTGVLTAASATGQLIFLPLVAHITDRFGWRWASIVVTVAALAVIPLVLLMIRDRPRDVGTTAYGAPAGAVDDDVPNGSFGAAARGLVRGARVPAFWLLAGSFAICGMTTNGLIGTHFIPAARDHGMPTTVAASLLATIGIFDVAGTIFSGWLTDRVDARLLLVVYYLGRGASLVLLPMLLSPHAEPSTWVFIIFYGLDWVATVPPTIAICREYFGAATPVVFGWVFAAHQLGAAVAAFGAGYIRDAQGGYDNAFHVAAALCVVAAILCAVIRRRPSEPDAGRADEADTLPADPGEYERQGS; the protein is encoded by the coding sequence ATGAGCACACGACTGTCGATCGGCCGCCTGCACTGGGCATGGCTCGTGGCCGCGGCGAGCTTCGTCGCGATCATCGGAGCCGCGGGTTTCCGCGCCGTGCCGAGCGTGATGATGGATCCCCTGCACATGGAGTTCGGCTGGTCCCACGCGATGGTCGGCGCGGCGATGTCGATCAACATGGTGCTGTTCGGGGTGACCGCGCCCTTCGCCGCGGCGCTGATGGACCGGTTCGGCATCCGGCCGGTGCTCACCGGCGCACTCCTGCTGATCGCCGCAGGCACGGGCCTCGGCGTGTTCATGACCGCGAGCTGGCAGCTGCTGGTGCTGTGGGGAGTGCTGGTCGGCCTCGGGACCGGGTCCATCTCGATGGGGTTCGTCGCCACCGTGTCGACGCGATGGTTCGTCGCACGACGAGGACTGGTCACCGGTGTGCTGACCGCGGCCAGCGCCACCGGTCAGCTGATCTTCCTACCACTGGTCGCTCACATCACCGACCGCTTCGGCTGGCGATGGGCATCGATCGTGGTGACGGTGGCCGCACTCGCCGTCATCCCACTGGTCCTGCTGATGATTCGGGACCGCCCGCGCGATGTGGGCACCACCGCCTACGGTGCACCGGCCGGGGCCGTCGACGACGATGTTCCCAACGGCAGTTTCGGAGCGGCCGCCCGCGGACTCGTCCGGGGTGCGCGGGTGCCGGCGTTCTGGTTGCTGGCAGGCAGTTTCGCGATCTGCGGGATGACGACGAACGGCCTGATCGGCACCCATTTCATCCCGGCGGCCCGTGATCACGGCATGCCGACCACGGTCGCCGCGTCCCTACTGGCGACGATCGGGATCTTCGACGTCGCGGGAACCATCTTCTCTGGGTGGCTCACCGACCGTGTCGACGCCCGACTGCTGCTGGTCGTCTACTACCTCGGACGCGGCGCGTCCCTGGTCCTCCTGCCCATGCTGCTCTCGCCGCACGCCGAGCCGAGCACCTGGGTGTTCATCATCTTCTACGGCCTCGACTGGGTGGCGACCGTGCCACCCACCATCGCGATCTGCCGTGAGTACTTCGGCGCGGCGACCCCGGTGGTCTTCGGTTGGGTGTTCGCGGCCCATCAGCTCGGTGCCGCGGTGGCCGCGTTCGGTGCCGGCTACATCCGTGACGCGCAGGGCGGCTATGACAACGCATTCCACGTGGCGGCCGCGCTGTGTGTGGTCGCCGCAATCCTCTGCGCCGTGATCCGGCGGCGGCCCTCAGAACCGGACGCCGGGCGCGCAGACGAAGCCGACACCCTTCCGGCCGATCCGGGTGAGTACGAGCGCCAGGGATCGTGA
- a CDS encoding acyltransferase: protein MTTMWNASYRSRWRAGRRRDPAQARFLTRDSLRWVVRNRAYTPWYLVRYYRLARFRLANPHVVLRGMVFLGRDVEIHATPQMSRMEIGRWVHIGDGNSIRCHEGSLKIGDKTVFGCNNVVNSYLDLEIGGSVLVADWCYICDFDHKMDDITLPIKDQGIVKGPVRIGPDTWVAAKVSVLRNTAVGRGCVLGSHAVVRGVIPDFSIAVGAPARVVKNRKDLWADNAAERAELERALADIERKKAAAQQARDQV from the coding sequence ATGACCACGATGTGGAATGCCTCGTATCGTTCGCGCTGGCGAGCGGGCCGTCGGCGTGATCCGGCACAGGCACGCTTCCTGACGCGTGACTCGCTGCGGTGGGTCGTGCGCAACCGGGCCTACACCCCGTGGTACCTGGTCCGCTACTACCGGCTGGCCCGGTTCCGACTGGCCAACCCGCACGTGGTGCTGCGTGGCATGGTCTTCCTCGGCCGCGACGTCGAGATCCACGCGACGCCGCAGATGTCGCGGATGGAGATCGGACGATGGGTCCACATCGGTGACGGCAACTCCATCCGATGCCACGAGGGCAGCCTCAAGATCGGCGACAAGACCGTCTTCGGCTGCAACAACGTGGTCAATTCGTACCTCGATCTCGAGATCGGCGGGTCGGTCCTCGTCGCCGATTGGTGCTACATCTGCGACTTCGACCACAAGATGGACGACATCACATTGCCCATCAAGGATCAGGGCATCGTCAAGGGCCCGGTCCGCATCGGCCCGGACACCTGGGTCGCCGCAAAGGTGTCGGTACTACGCAACACCGCCGTCGGACGCGGATGTGTGCTCGGATCGCATGCAGTGGTCCGTGGGGTGATCCCCGACTTCTCGATCGCGGTCGGCGCTCCGGCGCGGGTCGTCAAGAACCGCAAGGACCTCTGGGCGGACAACGCGGCCGAACGTGCCGAACTGGAGCGGGCCCTGGCCGACATCGAACGCAAGAAGGCGGCTGCGCAGCAGGCGCGCGATCAGGTCTGA
- a CDS encoding class I SAM-dependent methyltransferase: protein MTTNVTPGTDPEPNPHATEEQVKAALEDTKLAQVLYHDWEAETYDDKWSISYDERCIDYARGRFDAVAADQPLPYGRAMELGCGTGFFLLNLMQSGVAEKGSVTDLSPGMVKVALRNAENLGLDVDGRVADAEKIPYDDNTFDLVVGHAVLHHIPDVEQALREVLRVLRPGGRFVFAGEPTTIGDFYARWMSRATWAATTNITKLGPLQSWRRPQEELDESSRAAALEAVVDIHTFDPADLERMARAAGATRVETATEELAAAMLGWPVRTFEAAVPPEKLGWGWARFAFNGWKQLSWLDEKVLRKVVPQKFFYNAIVTGTKP from the coding sequence ATGACCACGAACGTGACGCCGGGAACCGATCCCGAACCGAATCCGCACGCCACCGAGGAGCAGGTGAAGGCGGCGTTGGAGGACACCAAGTTGGCGCAGGTGCTCTATCACGACTGGGAGGCGGAGACCTACGACGACAAGTGGTCGATCTCCTACGACGAGCGCTGCATCGACTACGCGCGTGGACGGTTCGATGCGGTGGCCGCCGACCAGCCGCTGCCGTACGGGCGTGCCATGGAACTCGGTTGCGGCACAGGATTCTTCCTGCTCAATCTCATGCAATCCGGAGTGGCGGAGAAGGGCTCGGTCACCGACCTCTCGCCGGGAATGGTCAAGGTCGCGTTGCGCAACGCGGAGAATCTGGGCCTCGACGTCGACGGTCGCGTCGCCGACGCGGAGAAGATCCCGTATGACGACAACACTTTCGACCTCGTCGTCGGACACGCTGTGCTGCACCACATCCCGGACGTCGAGCAGGCGCTGCGCGAGGTGTTGCGCGTCCTCAGGCCGGGTGGTCGCTTCGTGTTCGCCGGTGAACCGACCACCATCGGCGATTTCTACGCCCGGTGGATGAGCCGCGCGACGTGGGCCGCCACCACGAACATCACCAAACTCGGTCCGCTGCAGTCCTGGCGACGGCCGCAGGAGGAGTTGGACGAATCGTCGCGGGCCGCAGCGCTCGAGGCCGTCGTCGACATCCACACCTTCGATCCCGCGGACCTCGAGCGGATGGCCCGCGCCGCAGGTGCGACCCGGGTCGAGACGGCGACCGAGGAGCTGGCGGCGGCGATGCTCGGTTGGCCCGTCCGTACCTTCGAGGCTGCCGTCCCGCCGGAGAAGCTCGGCTGGGGATGGGCGCGCTTCGCCTTCAACGGCTGGAAGCAGCTGTCCTGGCTGGACGAGAAGGTCTTGCGAAAAGTGGTGCCGCAGAAGTTCTTCTACAACGCGATCGTCACCGGCACCAAGCCGTGA
- a CDS encoding class I SAM-dependent methyltransferase, translating into MGYTFTIDDVAFLRSRHGAKALETASMLDLSPSSMLADLGELRRRYPERDAAVVETVLCRRRGRAKLRDADDMLFGDDALQQSTASPVAAHRAAEIAARHPGAVVHDVTCSIGAEVIELSRAAGIRGVIGSDLDRVRLAMARHNLDVTGGRATFVAADALTPVSTADVVLADPARRSGTGRVFRLDQLTPPLLDVLTTYAGRPLAVKSAPGLDYRMLRDRFGFAGQVQMTSLDGSVREACLWTERDGEPGRRATVLRSQPDGTVRSFEVTDHDADDVAVGEVGDWLVDPDGAVVRAGLVRNYARRHGLWQLDPQIAYLTGDTVPDGERGFRVLEATGVTEKELRRRLASHDCGALEILVRGLDVDPDRLRKRLKPKGSRSLALVLTRIGRKGVGFVCAPGVRF; encoded by the coding sequence ATGGGGTACACCTTCACGATCGACGACGTCGCCTTCCTGCGCTCGCGGCACGGTGCGAAAGCTCTCGAGACCGCATCGATGCTGGACCTGTCGCCGTCATCGATGCTGGCGGATCTGGGTGAATTGCGCAGGCGGTACCCGGAGCGCGACGCCGCCGTGGTGGAGACCGTGTTGTGTCGTCGCCGGGGTCGCGCGAAACTGCGCGATGCCGACGACATGCTGTTCGGTGACGACGCGTTGCAGCAGTCGACGGCATCCCCGGTCGCTGCCCACCGGGCGGCCGAGATCGCCGCGCGCCACCCGGGCGCGGTGGTGCACGACGTCACCTGTTCGATCGGCGCAGAGGTGATCGAACTGTCCCGCGCCGCTGGTATCCGGGGTGTCATCGGTAGCGACCTCGACCGTGTCCGGCTCGCCATGGCCCGGCACAACCTCGACGTCACCGGCGGACGCGCGACCTTTGTCGCCGCCGACGCACTGACGCCGGTCTCCACGGCAGACGTGGTGCTCGCCGATCCCGCCCGCAGGTCCGGGACGGGCCGGGTGTTCCGGCTCGATCAACTGACGCCCCCGCTGCTCGACGTGCTCACCACCTATGCCGGCCGGCCGCTCGCCGTGAAGAGTGCGCCCGGACTGGACTATCGGATGCTCCGCGACCGCTTCGGCTTCGCCGGGCAGGTGCAGATGACCTCGCTCGACGGATCGGTGCGGGAGGCCTGCCTGTGGACCGAGCGCGACGGCGAACCCGGCAGGCGCGCCACGGTCCTGCGATCGCAACCGGATGGAACCGTGCGTTCGTTCGAGGTGACCGACCACGACGCCGACGATGTGGCGGTCGGGGAGGTCGGTGACTGGCTGGTCGACCCGGACGGCGCGGTGGTGCGGGCCGGGCTGGTGCGCAATTACGCACGGCGTCACGGTCTCTGGCAGCTCGATCCGCAGATTGCGTACCTGACCGGCGATACCGTCCCCGACGGCGAGCGAGGGTTCCGCGTGCTCGAGGCGACCGGGGTCACCGAGAAGGAGCTCCGCAGACGCCTCGCATCCCACGACTGCGGCGCGCTCGAGATTCTCGTCCGCGGACTCGACGTCGACCCGGATCGACTGCGAAAGCGGCTCAAGCCGAAGGGGTCACGATCCCTGGCGCTCGTACTCACCCGGATCGGCCGGAAGGGTGTCGGCTTCGTCTGCGCGCCCGGCGTCCGGTTCTGA